In Candidatus Vicinibacter proximus, the following are encoded in one genomic region:
- a CDS encoding trypsin-like peptidase domain-containing protein, producing the protein MIRQVIILILCTAAVTAFLTLGVHHLMYHRQDDALLKEWKSQKVNQSQLEKLIKSDRLHTNLLSSVPTDFITAAKVSTPAVVFIESIQEDGDRMSITNKGLATGSGVIISPDGYIVTNNHVVEHAEKIQVLLNDNREYEATVIGTDPTTDIALIKIEDAGLPYLLFGNSDSTAIGEWVLAVGNPFKLQSTVTAGIVSAKARNINILNNQQYRIESFIQTDAAVNPGNSGGALVNTAGELIGINTAIMTYTGRYEGYSFSIPSNLVRKVIGDLQEFGVVQRGLLGVTIENVDNAKAKQYGLDRVAGIFISNTTKSGAAEEAGLRAEDIILEVNGYKVATVSELQEIIGRFRPGTEVSLSFWRNKSMFTAKAILKNQINSTELIATRRDPVLVKLGFEVRDLSEAEITELKTDGVKVLNIYRDGIIYGTNMAPSYIITSVNGKKIQSVDDLVDLINGSSSKVSFDGFYQNYKGRYPYSFYKE; encoded by the coding sequence ATGATCAGACAAGTAATAATTCTCATTCTTTGTACTGCGGCAGTTACTGCCTTCCTTACTTTAGGTGTTCATCACTTGATGTACCACAGACAAGATGATGCCCTGCTCAAGGAATGGAAATCTCAAAAGGTTAACCAAAGTCAATTGGAAAAACTGATCAAGTCGGATAGACTGCATACCAATCTGTTGTCCAGTGTTCCGACAGATTTCATTACTGCGGCTAAAGTCAGTACTCCTGCTGTTGTTTTTATCGAAAGCATTCAGGAAGATGGGGATCGCATGAGCATTACCAACAAAGGACTTGCTACCGGTTCGGGTGTGATCATTTCTCCGGATGGTTACATCGTAACTAATAATCACGTGGTCGAACATGCTGAAAAAATTCAGGTATTGCTGAACGACAACCGAGAATATGAAGCTACAGTAATCGGAACAGATCCTACCACTGACATTGCCCTGATAAAGATTGAAGATGCAGGTTTGCCCTACCTCTTGTTTGGCAACTCAGATTCCACAGCAATAGGCGAATGGGTTTTGGCAGTGGGAAATCCGTTTAAATTGCAATCTACCGTTACCGCCGGTATTGTTTCGGCTAAAGCCAGAAATATCAACATCCTCAACAATCAGCAATATCGTATTGAGTCGTTTATTCAGACTGATGCTGCCGTAAATCCTGGTAATTCGGGCGGTGCTCTAGTCAATACTGCCGGTGAACTCATCGGCATCAACACAGCCATCATGACCTATACAGGAAGATATGAGGGTTATTCATTTTCGATTCCATCCAATCTCGTCAGAAAAGTCATCGGAGATCTTCAGGAATTTGGTGTGGTGCAAAGAGGACTCCTTGGTGTGACCATTGAGAATGTGGATAATGCAAAAGCCAAACAATATGGATTGGACCGCGTGGCAGGTATTTTTATCTCCAATACTACTAAATCAGGTGCGGCAGAAGAGGCCGGACTCAGAGCGGAGGACATCATTTTGGAAGTCAATGGTTATAAAGTAGCCACGGTCTCCGAACTCCAGGAAATCATAGGAAGATTCAGACCGGGTACAGAAGTATCTCTATCCTTCTGGCGAAATAAATCAATGTTTACGGCCAAAGCCATCCTTAAAAATCAAATCAATTCCACAGAACTCATAGCCACCCGTAGAGATCCTGTATTGGTAAAACTGGGTTTTGAAGTACGCGATCTGAGTGAGGCAGAAATCACCGAACTTAAAACAGATGGCGTCAAGGTGCTCAACATTTACAGAGATGGCATTATTTATGGAACCAACATGGCTCCAAGTTATATCATCACTTCGGTGAATGGAAAGAAAATTCAATCTGTAGATGATCTTGTAGATTTGATCAACGGTTCTTCTTCTAAAGTAAGTTTCGATGGTTTTTATCAAAATTATAAAGGTCGCTATCCGTATAGTTTTTATAAAGAATAA